A part of Aspergillus flavus chromosome 1, complete sequence genomic DNA contains:
- a CDS encoding respiratory complex assembly protein Rmp1 produces MDLLVPKNRRPRFELGLRIVDLNNVPLVNGTAFVKWRLPSSSGAENHGHTDKAVIIDHRAYWNYEKTLQVRLTIDRNQSLHDCELQFEIIQEFESGGGGDTKNFLGRIRLNLAEYVDKSDDDEGIVRRYLMQDSKVNSTLKVGIAMRQVEGDRNFTTPPLKSAMAFGGITGVISSEQTDPDDLGPLPSIHMQSREAADMQDMYRRTLAASWNSRSDDVPADKLVEDLFSGSISWSNEVHGLQSAEAKGGEHLPSIGAATKNTSANRLSPNFERRPKSSSSNQFRIDGKLPEFNSRVGHSRKRSSIEHQLYGTAKGNAWKNRSNDHELSEFDVREDLRSWEIESADSAENIESTENTESTESRPRRYRRRFKPQTTPKKEFDKVPINVSSLGNPGEVVVVPPPKRRRFAWLKNPQYRIDQDTKTALPFMLNDIENDDLLDSDLITERIESFRAHYRPGDKLSPTDWENLRSGFQTSFTNQQLSDYIEQFKAEDTVPEEGLMLHGGAKLAEWRPGTSAFFETESAPQAGAAKRVAKSLDLRGKYVLTERILRDCWHLGLIGEVGQLDVRLPAHSLSLFLHSEHFSFEELAGLHDAKIDITHSLGLVRITGKQHSCEFIRDIIYDATTRIREEDLELYPPGATPKGKNRVFTADFLSWISKTYGVSFDLTTTTPTKLFYLAENKPKADSARRTLNLAIHDATQPPIPFGTYMPASEPVDTYDINPELNVSWFDRQKSWFRWAVPSAQTAPSSMSDAPFFSKHEMRLSDELLKLLRARARTKLGNAEAHESITAAVGRCLFEHKPFEGKAITAAQLGKMAPPRTFTTDIPRVIPFLHQLTADYPEDEEIQPHRLRLVPSAIHAHIFPQLELEVAIAPGGFEYNVQNAKAILSQSSVDYLLPESGLDLRFTRKLTHDVLDSFGEDAPLQPLQDSLQDFFSKAVIYEGETPLPAFSQLSIPNHLLVETGEERDPDGFTTAEYMYLPVNDFRGTRLHQYNYEGHRLNYSFYESGPFSPHRTTDIFLDMDVDGSEEQSPSENGDSQEPVQQEFGSFYKAACSLAFELDRSGRVM; encoded by the exons ATGGATCTCTTAGTTCCAAAGAATCGGAGG CCCAGGTTTGAGCTTGGTTTAAGG ATAGTCGATCTGAACAATGTTCCTCTCGTGAATGGCACAGCGTTTGTCAAATGGCGCTTACCTTCGTCAAGCGGCGCCGAAAACCACGGGCACACGGATAAGGCGGTGATCATTGACCACCGGGCATACTGGAACTACGAGAAGACCTTGCAGGTTCGACTTACTATCGACCGGAATCAGAGCTTGCACGATTGTGAACTACAATTTGAAATTATACAGGAGTTTGAATCGGGGGGAGGCGGCGATACCAAGAACTTTTTGGGAAGGATCAGACTCAACCTCGCTGAATATGTGGACAAgagcgacgatgatgagggtATTGTGAGGAGATACTTGATGCAAGACAGCAAAGTAAACAGCACTCTTAAAGTTGGGATAGCAATGCGTCAAGTGGAGGGTGATAGGAATTTCACGAC ACCCCCTTTGAAATCGGCCATGGCCTTCGGTGGCATCACAGGCGTCATTTCTTCAGAACAAACCGATCCTGACGATTTGGGTCCACTGCCATCTATTCACATGCAAAGCAGGGAAGCTGCTGACATGCAGGATATGTACCGCCGGACTTTGGCTGCTTCTTGGAACTCTCGCTCGGACGACGTACCTGCGGATAAGCTAGTTGAGGACCTTTTCTCAGGAAGTATTAGCTGGAGCAACGAAGTTCATGGTCTTCAATCGGCCGAGGCTAAGGGAGGTGAACATCTCCCATCTATCGGTGCAGCTACGAAAAATACATCGGCGAATAGACTTTCGCCCAATTTTGAAAGACGACCAAAAAGCTCCTCAAGCAACCAGTTCCGCATTGACGGTAAATTGCCCGAATTTAATTCGAGAGTTGGTCACAGTAGGAAGAGAAGCAGCATTGAACATCAACTTTACGGTACTGCGAAGGGCAATGCTTGGAAGAACCGTAGCAATGACCACGAACTCTCGGAGTTTGATGTTCGGGAGGACCTAAGGAGCTGGGAGATTG AGAGCGCAGATAGCGCAGAAAACATAGAAAGCACAGAAAACACAGAGAGCACGGAATCTCGACCGCGCCGATACAGACGCAGATTCAAACCTCAGACGAcgccaaagaaagaatttgACAAGGTACCGATTAATGTATCTTCCTTGGGAAATCCTGGTGAAGTAGTTGTCGTACCGCCTCCGAAGCGTCGCCGCTTTGCCTGGCTCAAAAATCCGCAATATCGCATCGACCAAGACACGAAAACTGCACTGCCGTTTATGCTGAACGATATAGAGAACGACGACCTCCTCGATAGCGATCTAATTACAGAACGAATCGAAAGTTTCCGCGCACATTATCGGCCGGGAGATAAATTGAGTCCCACCGATTGGGAGAATCTTCGATCAGGTTTCCAGACATCGTTTACAAACCAGCAACTGTCGGACTACATTGAGCAGTTTAAGGCGGAAGACACAGTGCCAGAAGAGGGCTTAATGCTTCATGGAGGAGCAAAACTTGCGGAATGGAGGCCGGGGACTTCGGCATTTTTTGAAACGGAGTCGGCCCCCCAGGCGGGCGCCGCTAAAAGAGTTGCAAAATCGCTAGATCTGAGAGGCAAGTATGTGCTCACTGAGCGGATACTTCGCGACTGCTGGCACCTTGGGCTCATTGGCGAGGTCGGCCAGCTGGATGTTCGTCTTCCCGCCCATTCACTATCGTTATTTTTACACTCCGAGCACTTTTCCTTCGAGGAGCTGGCTGGTCTTCACGATGCGAAGATTGATATCACCCATTCGCTTGGTCTTGTTCGCATCACCGGGAAGCAGCATTCTTGTGAATTCATCCGTGACATCATATACGACGCCACGACCAGGATACGAGAGGAGGATCTTGAACTGTACCCTCCTGGCGCTACTCCGAAAGGCAAGAATCGTGTTTTCACCGCCGATTTCTTGTCATGGATTAGCAAGACTTACGGTGTCTCATTCGACCTGACCACCACTACACCAACTAAGCTGTTTTACCTTGCCGAAAACAAACCGAAAGCGGACAGTGCTCGAAGGACATTGAATTTGGCAATTCACGATGCCACTCAGCCTCCGATACCATTCGGCACTTATATGCCAGCCTCGGAACCTGTCGACACCTACGACATCAATCCCGAACTCAATGTATCATGGTTTGATCGACAGAAGTCATGGTTCCGCTGGGCCGTACCGTCGGCGCAAACAGCCCCGTCGAGCATGTCAGACGCACCATTCTTCAGTAAACACGAAATGCGCCTATCAGACGAACTCCTTAAACTTCTGCGAGCAAGAGCTCGCACTAAACTCGGAAACGCAGAAGCCCACGAGAGCATAACAGCAGCCGTCGGCCGGTGTCTCTTTGAGCACAAACCGTTCGAAGGGAAAGCCATCACCGCCGCCCAACTAGGCAAAATGGCACCTCCACGAACTTTCACAACTGACATCCCCCGAGTAATTCCATTTCTGCACCAGCTCACCGCAGATTACCCagaggacgaagaaatcCAGCCGCACCGTCTCCGCCTAGTCCCATCCGCAATCCACGCCCACATCTTCCCCCAACTTGAGCTCGAAGTCGCCATAGCCCCAGGAGGTTTTGAATACAACGTACAAAACGCCAAAGCGATCCTCTCCCAAAGCAGCGTCGACTACCTCCTCCCCGAAAGCGGCCTCGATCTTCGCTTCACCCGGAAATTAACCCACGACGTACTGGACAGCTTCGGCGAGGACGCCCCCCTGCAACCCCTCCAGGACTCCCTGCAggatttcttctccaaagccgTGATCTACGAGGGCGAAACTCCTCTCCCTGCCTTTTCGCAGCTCTCCATCCCCAACCATCTCTTGGTTGAGACGGGCGAAGAACGCGATCCCGATGGCTTCACTACGGCGGAGTACATGTATCTGCCCGTCAACGATTTTCGGGGCACCCGTCTCCATCAGTATAACTATGAGGGTCATAGGCTTAATTACTCTTTCTATGAAAGTGGACCTTTTAGTCCTCATCGTACGACGGATATCTTCTTGGATATGGATGTGGATGGCTCGGAGGAACAGTCTCCTTCGGAGAATGGGGACTCACAGGAGCCTGTTCAGCAAGAGTTTGGTTCTTTCTATAAGGCGGCTTGCTCTTTGGCGTTTGAGTTGGATAGATCCGGACGTGTGATGTGA
- a CDS encoding fungal-specific transcription factor codes for MPRRVIASGRSCLECRRRKIKCDRSLPCAYCVRTHIHCTYPQPKTGQDADHSVDSNLVGRVESIECKFQSLERSLAQIKQLLHTNPPLSVNSRKTIMSKPVTKTVSFPLRPDPSPALENLHPSPPVIAFIWQTYLDVVDPVLKIFHVPTVQRQVMSVIRGRSNLEAPTECLIFAIYYSTVVTMSAVECRGEFDEDKAELVTRYRTGVEQALSRANFLRSLDLTVLQAFTLYLICGRKDENGPDVCTLIGVAIGTAMKIGLHCDGADLGLSPFEIEMRRRLWWQICILDVRTAEDHGSEPTILEAAFNAELPLNINDTSLQPDMSELPQVQPGKTEMTFTLVRFEVSHFVRRVTFSDRFCRTNSYPILSEAKKCEAIEQFKERVEKQYLSYCDKEVPLDFITATSTRLILVKLKLAVCKLRKDQAPGMLMQTIYRRTCEEVLQHAQTLRNYEKGKRWLWLFQTYVEWDSLAYLLLHICTAPPEELSDATWKIVDEIYHHWKCESGIYRDRRWRLIEELRFQALSARATKQKIPQLPRATQPGHHTTPEQYDLGPAARLHKDPSARAHRTTDTGIDQPSNAEAAAYVHPSQVAGFQTTESNPTVDQPFPMGTLISAATATSVTQPVDEAMSSAAELPSGGTGCEWSAALFEVFWDLTGSGQGASVSWL; via the exons ATGCCCCGCCGGGTGATTGCGTCGGGACGGTCTTGTCTTGAGTGCCGCCGGCGCAAGATCAAGTGCGACCGATCCTTGCCCTGTGCATACTGCGTCCGGACGCATATTCACTGCACATACCCCCAGCCCAAAACAGGACAAGATGCCGATCATTCCGTGGACAGTAACCTTGTGGGCAGGGTGGAAAGCATTGAATGCAAGTTTCAGTCCCTAGAAAGAAGTCTAGCCCAGATCAAACAACTCTTGCATACGAATCCTCCACTGTCCG TGAACAGTAGAAAGACCATAATGAGTAAGCCAGTTACTAAGACAGTA TCTTTCCCTTTGAGGCCGGACCCTTCGCCAGCGTTGGAAAAccttcatccttctccacctgTAATCGCGTTCATCTGGCAGACCTACCTGGATGTGGTAGATCCCGTGCTAAAAATTTTCCATGTCCCGACCGTGCAAAGGCAGGTTATGAGTGTCATTCGAGGCCGATCTAACCTCGAGGCTCCCACAGAATGCTTGATCTTTGCAATTTATTACTCAACCGTAGTGACCATGTCGGCGGTTGAATGTCGTGGGGAGTTTGATGAGGATAAAGCTGAACTAGTGACGCG GTATCGAACGGGCGTCGAGCAGGCTCTTTCGCGCGCGAACTTCCTCAGGTCTCTGGATTTGACAGTCCTGCAGGCATTTACTCTTTATCTG ATCTGCGGCAGAAAGGACGAGAATGGGCCCGACGTATGCACGCTTATAGGCGTTGCCATTGGAACTGCCATGAAGATTGGTCTCCATTGTGACGGAGCTGATCTAGGTCTGTCTCCTTTCGAGATAGAAATGCGTCGCCGTCTCTGGTGGCAGATCTGCATTTTGGACGTCCGAACGGCGGAGGATCATGGCTCTGAACCAACCATACTCGAAGCAGCCTTCAATGCCGAATTGCCTTTGAATATCAACGACACTAGCCTGCAACCGGACATGAGCGAGCTGCCTCAAGTTCAACCTGGAAAGACCGAGATGACCTTTACGCTGGTCCGGTTTGAAGTGAGCCATTTTGTGCGAAGAGTGACATTCTCAGACAGGTTTTGCCGCACTAACTCATACCCAATCTTGAGTGAGGCAAAGAAGTGTGAAGCAATAGAGCAATTCAAGGAGCGTGTAGAGAAACAATACTTATCATATTGCGACAAAGAAGTTCCACTTGACTTTATCACCGCTACTTCCACTCGTCTGATTTTGGTAAAATTGAAATTGGCAGTATGCAAGCTACGGAAGGATCAGGCTCCGGGCATGCTTATGCAGACGATTTACCGGAGGACTTGTGAAGAAGTCCTGCAGCACGCTCAAACACTGCGAAATTATGAGAAGGGCAAAAGATGGCTCTGGCTGTTTCAGACCTATGTCGAATGGGATTCACTGGCttatctccttctccatatCTGTACAGCACCTCCGGAGGAGCTGTCTGATGCGACGTGGAAAATTGTCGACGAGATCTACCACCACTGGAAATGTGAATCAGGTATCTATCGGGATCGCCGCTGGAGACTTATTGAAGAGCTTCGGTTCCAAGCTTTGAGCGCACGAGCTACGAAGCAGAAAATCCCTCAATTGCCACGGGCGACGCAACCGGGTCATCACACAACACCTGAACAATATGATCTTGGACCTGCGGCCAGACTACACAAAGACCCGTCCGCCAGAGCCCATCGAACAACAGATACCGGGATCGATCAGCCATCTAACGCGGAAGCTGCTGCTTACGTACATCCATCGCAGGTGGCAGGGTTTCAGACAACAGAGTCCAATCCTACTGTTGATCAACCCTTCCCCATGGGGACACTCATCAGCGCGGCGACTGCGACATCTGTAACTCAACCCGTAGATGAGGCAATGTCGAGTGCTGCTGAGTTGCCGAGTGGGGGTACTGGCTGCGAGTGGAGCGCAGCGCTATTCGAGGTGTTTTGGGATCTCACTGGATCTGGACAAGGTGCCTCTGTATCGTGGCTGTAA
- a CDS encoding NmrA-like family protein yields MNGYKNIVLIGASGDIGKIILDGLVASSSFHITVLSRKESNASFPAGITVCKSDFSDADLEAVFNGQDAVISAVGATAFGEQKKIVDAAIRSGVQRFIPSEFSSNSQNEAVLKLAPFFGQKKELIEYLKTKQSDGLSWTAIATSGLLDWGLGNGFLGFDVANRTATIWDGGNQSFTLTNEKQLGEAVVSVLQQPQETSNKYLYIASVETTQNEIVAALEEVTAAKWSMKATATEEQVGEGFKKLGAGDFSGAFHLVRATCFGNTPGLQANYAKDLTLANDVLGLKLESVRDTVKRVVAQ; encoded by the exons ATGAACGGATACAAGAACATTGTTCTTATTGGT GCTAGCGGCGATATCGGCAAGATCATCCTTGATGGCCTTGTTGCATCTTCCAGCTTTCACATTACCGTCTTGTCTCGCAAGGAAAGTAACGCTAGCTTCCCGGCCGGTATCACTGTTTGCAAGAGCGATTTCTCAGATGCCGACCTTGAGGCTGTCTTCAATGGCCAAGACGCCGTCATCTCGGCCGTAGGTGCCACGGCATTTGGCgaacagaagaagattgTCGATGCTGCAATTCGGTCTGGTGTTCAACGATTTATTCCCTCTGAGTTCTCCTCCAACAGCCAGAACGAGGCTGTCCTGAAACTGGCACCCTTCTTTggccagaagaaggagctcaTCGAGTACTTGAAAACGAAGCAATCCGATGGCCTTTCGTGGACTGCCATCGCCACTTCAGGATTGCTCGATTGG GGTCTTGGAAATGGCTTCCTTGGATTTGACGTCGCAAACCGTACTGCAACCATCTGGGACGGCGGTAACCAGAGCTTCACCCTTACCAATGAGAAGCAGCTTGGCGAAGCAGTGGTTTCAGTGCTACAACAACCCCAGGAGACCAGTAACAAGTACCTCTACATTGCCTCTGTCGAAACCACCCAGAACGAGATTGTGGCTGCATTGGAAGAAGTAACGGCTGCTAAATGGTCCATGAAAGCAACCGCCACTGAGGAGCAGGTTGGTGAAGGATTTAAGAAACTCGGTGCTGGCGACTTCAGTGGTGCATTCCATCTGGTCCGCGCCACTTGTTTTGGTAATACCCCAGGCCTGCAGGCTAATTATGCCAAGGATCTGACCTTGGCCAACGATGTGCTGGGGTTGAAGTTGGAATCGGTTCGGGATACTGTCAAGCGTGTTGTTGCACAGTAG
- a CDS encoding glycoside hydrolase superfamily, producing MTDPNYTPPTVEDIFRYRYQDGTNLGSMFVHGPWLSDGASSSDSGGSRELEEVKRSVRIGRSPTLLASLLIHFHAHRSLKACGLKETRSKWEAHWRTALTDFDIIWLKDVARCNSIRIPIGFFTLGPVFCTGTDFEGEPSEVYVNCWNILKRLIEKCYHHGIGVLIDFQTIPGSMDRNSHSEIGIADFCASERNWTMATDCVAFIVQEVTYHAMFGVIGVQISSETDWKTCDLRKWYDEVLEITSCINPPLPIYISDGGNFADALDYAMMKNRLESPVARSPIIVDTHKYYTTGSYQHMDPRDIISRIHNELSELSTRQGKVGSQRTAVDAYIGQYSCALDAQTWDRVDASERPTLTKAFGQEQSKQWESKACGSAFVGFKIHRITGDEWDFERQVSADAIPSPSWLAIPRAQVIIKIAQAESQRLRSRETALSQHSDSSDTCEYQQYALGWDFGFKDALNFFGALSQDVITGGWNGGEKIGAMELWIRKRFADTGKLNEDFAEEWENGFRKGVSDFYDLADLPGKIIHG from the exons ATGACTGACCCAAACTATACACCACCAACCGTGGAGGATATATTTCGCTACCGATATCAGGATGGGACCAACCTAGGCTCTATGTTCGTCCATGGACCCTGGCTAAGTGATGGCGCATCCAGTAGTGACTCCGGAGGTTCTAGAGAGCTCGAAGAGGTGAAAAGGTCAGTGCGCATAGGGAGATCCCCTACTCTGCTGGCTTCGTTACTGATACACTTTCACGCACACAGATCGCTCAAGGCTTGCGGACTCAAAGAAACCCGCTCAAAATGGGAAGCACACTGGCGGACTGCTCTGACCGACTTCGATATCATATGGCTTAAAGATGTGGCGCGATGCAACTCAATACGTATCCCGATAGGCTTTTTTACCCTTGGGCCAGTGTTCTGCACGGGTACGGATTTCGAAGGCGAGCCATCTGAGGTGTACGTCAATTGCTGGAATATCCTGAAACGTCTCATCGAGAAATGCTATCACCATGGTATCGGGGTCCTCATTGATTTTCAGACCATTCCAGGTAGTATGGACCGGAACAGTCACAGTGAGATCGGGATTGCTGACTTCTGCGCGAGTGAGCGCAATTGGACCATGGCCACGGACTGCGTCGCTTTTATCGTCCAAGAAGTTACGTATCATGCGATGTTTGGGGTGATCGGAGTTCAAATATCTAGTGAAACAGACTGGAAAACCTGCGATCTTCGGAAATGGTATGATGAGGTTCTTGAAATCACAAGCTGTATTAACCCACCCCTGCCCATCTACATCAGTGATGGTGGGAATTTCGCCGATGCGTTGGACTATGCTATGATGAAGAACCGACTGGAGAGCCCGGTAGCTAGGAGCCCGATTATCGTGGATACCCACAAGTACTACACGACGGGATCATATCAGCACATGGACCCCAGGGATATCATCTCACGGATCCATAATGAGCTATCCGAACTTTCAACTCGTCAAGGCAAAGTGGGCTCTCAGAGAACTGCGGTAGATGCCTATATTGGACAATACAGCTGCGCATTGGATGCACAAACCTGGGACCGTGTGGATGCGTCCGAGAGGCCGACATTAACCAAAGCCTTTGGTCAAGAACAGAGCAAACAGTGGGAGTCCAAGGCATGTGGGTCCGCTTTCGTGGGCTTCAAAATACACCGGATAACTGGTGATGAGTGGGACTTTGAGCGACAAGTCAGTGCTGATGCTATACCGTCTCCTTCATGGCTTGCAATTCCCCGAGCACAAGTTATCATTAAAATTGCACAGGCCGAATCCCAACGATTGCGGTCCCGTGAGACTGCTTTATCACAACACTCCGACTCATCAGATACCTGTGAGTACCAACAGTATGCCCTTGGTTGGGATTTCGGATTCAAGGATGCATTGAACTTTTTTGGTGCATTGTCACAAGACGTTATAACCGGTGGTTGgaatggaggagaaaagatcGGGGCAATGGAGCTATGGATTCGAAAACGATTTGCTGATACCGGAAAGTTGAATGAGGACTTTGCTGAGGAATGGGAGAATGGCTTCAGGAAGGGCGTCAGCGACTTTTACGACTTG GCGGACTTACCAGGAAAAATAATTCATGGGTAG